The Methanosarcina barkeri str. Wiesmoor genomic interval ACAGGTATTATAGCTTTGTTATCTGTCCGGGCAACTGTCCCAAAATTGATACAATTTACAATCTGATGATGTGTTTTTTATTCTATAGTCTGTAGACAAGATCAATATGAATATGGTTTATTAAGATCTTCTTAAGTTACTCATACTCCTTAAAGTCCTGATTTCTTTTGCTCGGGTACCTACTACAAATGAATTAGGTTTTACATTTGAGGCTACAACAGATCCTGCAGCTATAACAGCCCCTGCACCAATTGTCACTCCACCTAAAATTATGACGTTCGCTCCAATCCAACATCCATCTTTAATAATTATTTTTTTTGTTATGTGTTTTCCGGCCCTTTTTTTTTCATTTCCTAATTCGTGAGTGTCAGTAATAAATAGTGTGTTTGGTCCTATGCCGACATTATTGCCAATAATAGTATGATGCCTCACCTCAACATTGTTGCTTATTGATACGTTATCTCCAATTTCTATTGGGCCAATTAACTTACAAAAATTTGAAATACGAACATTTTTCCCGAAAATATATTTTCGAGTTAACAACTCAATAAAGTAGACATCTTTCCCAATATATGGAACTGAAGCACATTTTATAAAAGGAAATAATATCAGTCCTCTAATCTTCCACAATGGTCTTAAAGAAGTGTCTATAAAAATTACTTTTGTTATTAACAGGATAATAGGAGTTACAATGCCATCGATTGCTATTAGTATATATTTAATATATTCACTTGCTTTTGAGATAATTGAAGTTACAACTCTATCGATTGTTATTGCTATATGTTTACTTGTTTTTAGTAGATAAGAACCATAAGTTATTTTTGATAGATAAAAACCTATATTCTTTAGGTTAATCATAAGTTTTCAGCTCATTTAAGCCTTTATTAGTTAGAATCTGTCTAGAATGCATATATTGGAAAATTTTCCTTTGAGGGTTTCTCAATGTTCATTGTAGTGCATTTCTTCTTATTTCGAGAAATACTGTTCAAAATTATAGCCAATAATGACGGTATATAAATATCAAAATAGATAAGCTCGGTAGAATTTAATTTCCTTATGAGTTATAACTTTAAAATATTTCAATAAAGTTTTGACGGTATGTGCCGATTTTTCTGAAAAGTCACAGATCTTCAGAAGTCATTGGGTAAAAAATTTCACGTTGGTTTATCCCAAAACTAAGCATGATCTCAAATTATTAAAGTTTTAAAATTATTTTTCGCAAGCTGAAACTTGATCGATTGTTCAGAATACAGGATTCAGAGAAGCAATTTAGAGTTTTGGGACCAGCCTGTTATAAGACCAAAACTAGACCTAATATACAAAATTTTGGTTTAACCATTTGCCAGCTTCTTTGGTACGAAAATTCTCAGTTAGCTTGTAACTTAACAAACCAATTAGTAAACTATTGAGATAAGACCTTTGTTTTTCTGTTTGCTAAAAATATTACAGAAATTAAGCTTTTCATAAAAGAGTTGGACGACAAGGATCGATCCGATAGGAACACATATATTCTTGTTAAATGGTGGTGAATGTTCTTTATTTTGTGATGTTCATTGGATCAAATAACACAGGGTAAGAAGCACTTATTTTTATTTGACTGTCAAAGCCAAGTTACTTGAGTTATTTTATTATAGTTCCTTATTGGGGTGAGCAGGAAACATTTCAAATAAATATATATACATACCAGTATGATACAATACAACACTTTAAAAAAAACAAATCCGTTTTTGTATTGGCAACTAATGATTAATATTTGAACAGAATGATCCGATGACCTTTTACAGTCCCTATAGAAATTTGGCAGGCTAGAGCATTGTATCCAGAGTATTAATAAAACTGGTTCTTCATAGAACCGGAGGTACTTATGATAAAAGAGTCTAATGTGAATAAGCATAATAATAAAACTAGTTTGGAACTAAGCAAGCTCATTGGATTCTTCGAATCCAAACTACAGAGACAAATGTGCTCTATATACAAGTTCCAGCTATTATCGACATTGACATCTTTTATGCTTATATCTTATTCTCTTTTACTGGTTGCAAGAAAGCCGGTTATGGGCTATGAAATTTCTATATATTCATCTACACCTTTAATTTTCTGGGTATCTTTACTATTTAGTTTAATAAACGGCATGTTTCTTTTATTGTCATCCATCTCAACCAGAAGTAGCAAACAATTTAATCTAGGATTTTTTCAAATAATCTTTTGTAATGCTTTACTGGTTTTTCTTCCCAAATTAAAGAACTATATGCTAATCATGGGTAGAGGAGATAATGCCCATTATGTAGGATATGCAATGGATGTAAGCATTTATGGACATATTCCTGAGTATAATTTTTATCCATATACTTCAGTACTTATTTCTCAAATCAGCCAAATTTTAAATATCTCTGCTTTAGAGGTATCAAAATATATCCCATCTTTGTTTGTTATCATTTATATGCTATCTATTTATTGTTGGGCAAAATCATTTAAACAAGATCAGAATTTTATTACATACTCAATTATAGCTTCAATACCTCTGTTCTTTGCTTGGTTTTTTGCAACAATATATCACATGCTTATTTCAACTTTAATTTTACCACTTTTATTTTATACACTTAATAAAAACAGTGATTTTAGGTATAGAATCCTCTTTATCATGCTTTGCTTAGTGCTTCCATTTACCCATCCTATTATCTCTTTAGTTTTTTTATCATATCTCACATGTATGTTTTTTGAGGAAATACTGTCCAATAGTAAACCCCATAAAGTATCGTTACGTTTAATTATGATTTTTTTAGTAACTGCTTCTATCTGGTATCTGGCTCAGTATTCTTTAACAAAAAATGCTATTGAAATTCTAGATCAAATAGAGAATTCTCTTCTCATGAGAAGTTCAGGTGCTACAACATTGACTGTAGCAACGGGGTATGCTAATAAGCTGGGTTTTTTAACGGCCGCAAAGGCATTTCTGATTATGGCATTTGATGAATTAATGTATTATATCTTGTCATTCTTTTCGATTATTTTTATATTGAAAAATTCAAAAAAAGGGTTTGGGAGCTTGAAGTCCGTTTCTTTCTGTTTTATTTTTGGCAGTATTTTTTATGTTTTCCTTTTTGTTTCTTCTCGCGCTCATACTCCATACAGATTCATTAATTTAGATGCTAATATGATATTTACACCATTGTTGTTAGGATATCTTATGGTTTTTTTGCGTAAACAGTACAGGATAGTTCTAAATCTTATTGTCCTCTTGTCTGTGATCACCACAGTTGCCTCGGTATACCAATCTCCCATAATCACATATCCAAACGATCATTTTACCGCTTATGACATTTCCGGAGGGAAATGGTTATTGGATACTAAGAGCGAAAATATACCTACAATTAGGTTAATGAGTTCTTTAGACCGGTATTCTTCTCTTATTTATGGTTCAAATTATACTTTAATTCATACATCGTCAGTTAGACCTTGGTCTGATTTTCCAAAAAATTTAAGTTCACTTGAAATAGGTATTTTTCCATCTAATTTTACTCGGTATTTTTTGATAACAGAATATGAAAAACAGGCGTATTCTACAGTATGGAAGGATGTTGGACAATTTAATGAAAGGGATTTAACTTTTGTTACTTCTTGTAAAAATGTCTATTGTATCTATGATAACCAGGAACTTTCAACTTATCTTGTAAAACCCTACGACAAAGGGACGTGAACTATTCCTTAGCTAAAATTTAGGGGTGGTTTATATGAAGAAGTGTAAAACCCCTAAGTCTTTAGCTTAGGGATATAAGCGTCAACTTCAACCCTGATTTCGTATATAATATTCTACCGCCTCTTTACTAACATTTCCGATTGTAGACGCAAAATATCCATCACTCCATGACGTATTTTCACCCCAATAATACTTTTCCAGATATTCTTTTTGTGTTTTCCATAACCCGTTCGTAGATTCTTGTTTCAATTTTCTGACAATAGATAAAACACTAACTTTAGGTTCACTCTTAATCAATAAATGAATATGGTCTTTGTCAGTTTTCATTTCAAGGATTTCAAAGTTATACTTTTTTGAAATGTCAATCATAATCTGTTTGAGTTCTTCACTAATTGGTTCAAGTATGACTTTTCGGTATTTGCAAACGAAAATAATGTGTTACATTATCAAAAATTTGCTATGATTCCGTGTTTCATACTTCATATTTACCAAAAACTCTATATATTGTTAAACCATATATTACCTTGTATGATGAAAGCGTTCAAATTTAGGCTCTATCCTACAGCTACACAAGCTGTTCAGTTAAATCAGCATATAGGTAGCTGTAGGTTTGTCTACAATTGGGCACTTGATCAGAAAATTAAAACTTATGAACAGACAGGAAAATCAATTTCCAGATTTGACTTAAACAAAAAGCTTCCTGTCTTGAAAGCTTCTAATGAATGGTTAGGAGAAGTCAATTCTCAATCATTGCAGGGAATGACTAAGCAGGTTGAGTCTGCCTTCACTCGATTTTTCCGAGAGAAAAACGGCTTTCCTAAGTTCAAATCTAAGAAAAACCCAATTCAATCTTTTCCTGTACCTCAACACTACTCCGTAAACTTTGAAAAAAACACTATCAAGCTCCCTAAAATAGAACCAATTAAAGCAGTTTTTCACAGGAAGTTTGAGGGCGAGCTTAAAACAGCTACTGTTTCAAGGACATGTAAAGGACATTACTACATTAGTATCCTTGTTGAAGATGGGAACGAACTTCCTACAAAACAGAAGTATTCAGAATCTACTACAGTGGGTCTAGATGTCGGGATTAAAGATTTTGCTATACTTTCCACAGGAGAAACGATTGAGAATCCTAACTACCTGAAAAACTCTTTGAACAGGTTAAAGGTTCTTCAAAAAAGAGTATCAAGGAAACAGAA includes:
- a CDS encoding DapH/DapD/GlmU-related protein, which encodes MINLKNIGFYLSKITYGSYLLKTSKHIAITIDRVVTSIISKASEYIKYILIAIDGIVTPIILLITKVIFIDTSLRPLWKIRGLILFPFIKCASVPYIGKDVYFIELLTRKYIFGKNVRISNFCKLIGPIEIGDNVSISNNVEVRHHTIIGNNVGIGPNTLFITDTHELGNEKKRAGKHITKKIIIKDGCWIGANVIILGGVTIGAGAVIAAGSVVASNVKPNSFVVGTRAKEIRTLRSMSNLRRS
- the tnpA gene encoding IS200/IS605 family transposase, translating into MIFVCKYRKVILEPISEELKQIMIDISKKYNFEILEMKTDKDHIHLLIKSEPKVSVLSIVRKLKQESTNGLWKTQKEYLEKYYWGENTSWSDGYFASTIGNVSKEAVEYYIRNQG